A region of the Terriglobia bacterium genome:
TGCAGTTCCATCCCGAAAAATCGGGCGATGTGGGATTGAAGATACTGGAGAATTTTCTGAAATCGTGACGTTGAGAGGAACGGGCGGCCTGCCTCGAGTTACCCCATTCGTCTCTCGGATTGCAAGAACTCCATGTTTGCCAAGCGCATTATTCCGTGCCTCGATTGCAAAGACGGCCGGGTTGTCAAGGGAGTCCAGTTCGTCAATCTGCGCGATGCCGGCGACCCCGGCGAACTCGCCGCGATGTATAACGCCGAGGGCGCCGATGAACTGGTGATGCTCGACATCTCGGCGTCGCGCGAAGGCCGCGCCACCCTGATGGACACCGTTAACCGCGTGGCGCGGAGGCTCTTCATTCCGCTCACCGTGGGCGGCGGCGTCCGAACCCTCGAAGATGCGCGCCGGCTGCTTTCGGTGGGCGCCGACAAAGTAGCCATCAATACAGCCGCCGTTGAAAACCCTGAAATCGTGCGGCAACTCGCAGCGCAGTTCGGGCGGCAGGCGATTGTCGTCGCCATCGATGCGCGACGGCAACCCCGTTGCGATAAGGAAGCCACGCACTGGAACGTGGTGACCTACGGAGGCACGAAAGACACGGGCATTGACGCGCTCGAGTGGGCGCGCCGCATGGACCAGTTGGGAGCGGGGGAAATCCTGCTGACTTCGATGGACGCCGACGGCACGCGGGCTGGATTCGATTGTGAGCTGACCGCCGCGATTGCCCGCGCCGTGCCCATTCCCGTGATCGCTTCGGGCGGCGCTGGAAATCTTGAGCATTTCGTCGACGTTTTCCTCGCAGGAGCGGCGGACGCAGCCCTGGCTGCTTCGATTTTCCATTTCGGCACGCACACCATCCGCAGCCTCAAAGAATATCTTCGATCCGAAGGAGTGTCAGTCCGCCTGTGATTATTCCGTGCATCGATTTGATGGACCGCAAGGTGGTCCAGCTTGTTCAGGGCAAACGCAAAGCACTTGAGCTGCCTGACCCTTTTGCGGTGCTGGAAAAGTTCAAAGAGTATCCGCAGATTCAGGTG
Encoded here:
- the hisF gene encoding imidazole glycerol phosphate synthase subunit HisF, with protein sequence MFAKRIIPCLDCKDGRVVKGVQFVNLRDAGDPGELAAMYNAEGADELVMLDISASREGRATLMDTVNRVARRLFIPLTVGGGVRTLEDARRLLSVGADKVAINTAAVENPEIVRQLAAQFGRQAIVVAIDARRQPRCDKEATHWNVVTYGGTKDTGIDALEWARRMDQLGAGEILLTSMDADGTRAGFDCELTAAIARAVPIPVIASGGAGNLEHFVDVFLAGAADAALAASIFHFGTHTIRSLKEYLRSEGVSVRL